DNA from Pseudomonas mendocina:
TCCTTACAGCAGGCTGAACAACGACATCTGGTTGATCTTCAGGTAGGTCTTCTGCGTCGCACCCAGCGCCAGCTGGTAATCGTTCAGGTCGATGGTGGCGCCGGCGTAGTCGAGCCGCGACAGCTCGCCTTCGATCTTCTGGTTGACCAGCGACACGTCCTCGTTGCTGTCGGTCAGCAGGGTCAGGGCGTTCTGCCGACCACCGAGCTCGGTGATCGAGCCGAGTACGCGGCCGTGGGTCTCGTCGAGGGCATCGAGGGTCGTCGTGATCTGCTGGCGCACGGCAGGATCGGTGACGTCCAGTGCCGGGTCCTGCAGGGTGTTGATCAGGTCACGCAACTGATTGAGCATGCCCACGCCGGCGCCGTAGACGCTGGCGGCGGTGACGTTCTCGTCGACCAGCACGCCGTTGGCCACAGCAGCCTGACGGTGCTTGTCGTTGCCGGTGACGCTGTAGGTCTGGGTCGCAGCATCGAAACTCAGCGCCGGGGTGTCGCTGAGGGTGCCGGAGAACAGGTAGCGTCCCTCTTCGTCGCGCACGTTGGCGAAGCTGAAGATGGTGTCTTCGATGATCGACAGCTCGCCAGCCATGGCGGACAGGTCTTCGCTGGTGTTGGAGCCGTTGGCCGCCCACAGCAGCAGATCGCGCACGTTGAGCATGGCGTCGGAGCTGGACTTGAGGTTGGCCTCCTGAGTCGACAGGCTGCCGGAGACGTTGGCGATGTTCTTGCGGAACTGCTCCAGGCTCGCTTCCTCACGCTGCACGCGCAGCACCCGTACGCTGGCGATGGGATCGTCCGACGGCAGCAGGATGCGCTTGCCGGTGGCCATCTGCTGCATCAGCTTGCCCAACTCGGCGGAACTGGCGTTCATCGAGCTGTGCATCATCGAAGTGATCTGCGAGTTGGTGATGCGCATCATGGTGGAATCTCTCTGAAAGCCGCGTCAGAACGCGGAAAGCATGTCGTCGAACAACTGGTTGGCGGTGCTGATCACTTTCATGTTGGCCTGGTAAGCCTGCTGATAGGTCATCAGGTTGACTGCCTCTTCATCCAGGCTGACGGCGCTGACGCTGTCGCGCTGCGACTTGGCCTGCTGGGTCACGGCAGTGGCGGACTTGAGGTCAGCCTGGTTCTGCCGGCTGTCGCTGGCGACCTGACCGAGCAGACCGGCGTATGCATCGTTGAGGGTGACCTGACTGCCACCCAGGCTGATGGGCTGGTTCTTCAGGTCGAGTAGATCGAGCAGCACCTCGTTGTTGCCGGTCTCGCCCGCTGCCGAGGAAAACGCCAGTTGCTCGGCGCTCAACGGCTGCACGCGCAGCAGTGCGGTAGTACTGGTGGGGTCATAGACGAACAGCGGCTGACCGGGGTTGCCAGCCAGGTCGAAGCCGGTGGCGAGCACGTCGTTGACCATCTGCGCCAGCTGGCTAGCCATGTCGTGCAGGGCCTCCTGGTTCGGCCGCAGGCTGTTGTACTCGACGTCATACAGGCCACCGAAAGCGCCGCCGAAACCATCCTGACGCAGCGGGAAGCTGGTACCGGCAAAGGCCAGGCTGACCTCCTGCTCACCCGTCGCGGTCATCGCCACCTTGAGCTGGCCGGCAGTGGGACCGGCCACCAGCGGCTGGCCGTTGGACAGGGCAACGCTGACCGAGCCATCCGGCACTTCGTTGATGCGCAGCTTGGCGAACTGGCTGAGCTGGCCGATCAGGCTTTCGCGGTGGTCGCGCAGCGCGGTGCTGTCACCCTTGACCGACTCGGTCTCGACGATCTTCTTGTTCAGCAGCGCGATGTTCTCGGTCAGGCCATTGATCTCGGTGGCCATGGCCGTGCGCTGCTCCTGCAGCGCCTTGACCTGCGCGTCGATGTTGCTGCTCAGACCGTTGAAGCGCTGCGCCAGGTTGCCGGCCTCGCTGATGATCTGCTGACGCAAGGCGATGGAGCCTGGCGTGGCGCTGGCTTCGCTCAAGGCTGCGAAGAACTGGTCGAGGCCGGCGCTGATGCTCGAACCGGTGCCCGACATCAGCGCTTCCAGCGCGGTCAGGTACTGCTGCGAGGCGCCATAGAAGTTCTGCTCGGTGGTCGCGCGCCACAGCTGCTGGTTGTGGAATTCGTTGGTCATGCGGCGGATGCTGATCACCTCGACGCCGCCGCCGACGCTCAGGCCGCCCTGCCCGGCCAGCGACCCGGTGATGGTCTGCAGGCGACTGAAACCCGGTGTGTTGACGTTGGCGATGTTCTGCCCGGTGGTGGCCAGGGCCACCTGGCTGGCACGCACACCGCTGTAGGCGATCTGGTTGAGGATGCTCACGAATCAGGACTCCTGACGCTCGAAGCGCATGGGCTGAGCGAAGGCCGCCAGACGCGGGGTACGGGCGTCGTCGGCAGCGAATTGGGCTGTTACTGAAGACAGGGCGACGGAATCCTCGGCGGACTTAAATTCGTCACGCGCCAATACCTGTTTGCCTGCGACCGCACCGAGCAGCAGGCCGCTGTCGGCACTCAGGGCGCTGGCCAGTTGCTGGCGGGTCTGCGCACTGAGCGAGGTCTGCTGCACCTCGTCCTTGGCCGGCGCCTCGCGGCTGGCCAGATCGCCGAGAATCTTGCGCGTGTAATCGCGGGTTTCCTGGAAAGGAATGCGCTCGATCCAGGCACCGGTGCCGATCTCGCCGCTGCGCGGGTCGCCATTGACCTTCAGCCACTCGTCGACGCGCCCGGGGCCGGCGTTGTAGGCCGCCAGCGCGAGGGCCTGGTGGCCGTCGTAACGCTGCAGCATCTTGTCCAGGTAGGCGCTACCGAGACGCTTGTTGTAGCTGGCATCGGTGGTCAGGCGCGCCTCATCGAACGGCAGACCGAGTTCGGCGGCCATCTCCCGCGCGGTGTCCGGCATCAGCTGCATCAGGCCACGCGCGCCCTTGGGCGACACGGCATCGACGCGTCCGGCCGACTCCTGCTGGATGACCTTGTCGACCAGGGC
Protein-coding regions in this window:
- a CDS encoding lytic transglycosylase domain-containing protein, translating into MSIVSLAHHMNSHRGSADGIGTAREQQLQAAAEQFEALFLQQILKQMRKASDVLAEGNPMRSREMDTMRDFYDEVLAETLAGRKQTGIADMLVKQLSGGAGEAPDLQGAALAAQSAELPQRSGGSLLEPLRATWQRGVDGLGKVWDKGSAGFLALVDKVIQQESAGRVDAVSPKGARGLMQLMPDTAREMAAELGLPFDEARLTTDASYNKRLGSAYLDKMLQRYDGHQALALAAYNAGPGRVDEWLKVNGDPRSGEIGTGAWIERIPFQETRDYTRKILGDLASREAPAKDEVQQTSLSAQTRQQLASALSADSGLLLGAVAGKQVLARDEFKSAEDSVALSSVTAQFAADDARTPRLAAFAQPMRFERQES
- the flgK gene encoding flagellar hook-associated protein FlgK, with product MSILNQIAYSGVRASQVALATTGQNIANVNTPGFSRLQTITGSLAGQGGLSVGGGVEVISIRRMTNEFHNQQLWRATTEQNFYGASQQYLTALEALMSGTGSSISAGLDQFFAALSEASATPGSIALRQQIISEAGNLAQRFNGLSSNIDAQVKALQEQRTAMATEINGLTENIALLNKKIVETESVKGDSTALRDHRESLIGQLSQFAKLRINEVPDGSVSVALSNGQPLVAGPTAGQLKVAMTATGEQEVSLAFAGTSFPLRQDGFGGAFGGLYDVEYNSLRPNQEALHDMASQLAQMVNDVLATGFDLAGNPGQPLFVYDPTSTTALLRVQPLSAEQLAFSSAAGETGNNEVLLDLLDLKNQPISLGGSQVTLNDAYAGLLGQVASDSRQNQADLKSATAVTQQAKSQRDSVSAVSLDEEAVNLMTYQQAYQANMKVISTANQLFDDMLSAF
- the flgL gene encoding flagellar hook-associated protein FlgL produces the protein MMRITNSQITSMMHSSMNASSAELGKLMQQMATGKRILLPSDDPIASVRVLRVQREEASLEQFRKNIANVSGSLSTQEANLKSSSDAMLNVRDLLLWAANGSNTSEDLSAMAGELSIIEDTIFSFANVRDEEGRYLFSGTLSDTPALSFDAATQTYSVTGNDKHRQAAVANGVLVDENVTAASVYGAGVGMLNQLRDLINTLQDPALDVTDPAVRQQITTTLDALDETHGRVLGSITELGGRQNALTLLTDSNEDVSLVNQKIEGELSRLDYAGATIDLNDYQLALGATQKTYLKINQMSLFSLL